Proteins encoded within one genomic window of Gadus macrocephalus chromosome 18, ASM3116895v1:
- the cmn gene encoding calymmin isoform X21, producing the protein MGLYQGVSRATGQAMRTAVLLLFLQEVQMRGYGPAGGVPNGYAAGYGSTYGVPNGQRAPTNGMEVQNGRGIGRMLMPSKGVGGPSGAQNGQGREPIKGAGGAAFARPQSNGNGAHAGKPYGQGTKGNGYGAQFGPSSRRAMNGNGYGAHAGQANGQGTKGNGYAAQAGQNNGQANKGNGYAAHAGPNNGQATKGNGYGAQAGQGNGQATKGNGYGAHAGPNNGQATKGNGYGAHAGTNNGQATKGNGYSAHARPNNGQVTKGNGYGAQAGQGNGQANKGNGYGAHAGPNNGQATKGNGYGVHPGPNNGQGTKGNGYGAHAGQGNGQANKGNGYGAQAGQANGQANKGNGNGAQAGQGYGQATKGNGYGAQAGQGNGQATKGNGYGAHAGPANGQGTKGNGYGAHAGQTNGKAAKGNGYGAYAGQANGGNAHLGATGKPTKGNGQPTYGAGQGLGVNQGPQLAGNPMTGGYGAQPSRGPAKTAGYQRAGSALGAGFLPGGMKGPKPAGYGSQNGQGAKPNGYQPAAAVPNGYGARFNGYGAHAGPTNGQGTKGNGYGAQAGTANGQGTKGNGYGAQAGPANGQGTKGKGYGAQAGLANGQGTKGNGYGAGAGVAKGNQGQAKGVLAGFLPGRGNPSPAADKAVYSGVPNGYGAQPNGYDPAAAEAPGGPANGYGAKQKGYGAPEAGAVSPSAAALGPSAGADGPGSAVKGVNGDYDRGVQTGKGQSGTQSADQQKVSNNKGESGVSPDHIHESLGGFPLVDTHGKPQEMPPTQLQSHSSSPEPDITPEPKPAEPEPEPTQDQNVTQHPEERVTDVLLEATPQPGVTESGPEVPQGTQSTPEMGYLTGSELPEQNAPETALLPGPELTGLLAPEGVDGLAPLPETVATTKGDIGQELVPERAVIQHQLPTPGEGSLVETASKPEKSAGASISVEGSKAAKPDCGLATAGGQWMKIPRPDYGAELGPSGTNQKGYGAGAAFLNKFGGKPNGRTAGPYTNGGGAYPNGGGAYPNGGGAYPNGGGAKASKPGYGAGKGGGYNVPGHGAGFGSPYGQQPGELCSIRLSILLQTKPIHCVV; encoded by the exons ATGGGGTTATATCAGGGGGTTTCCCGGGCGACGGGCCAGGCGATGCGGACGGCGGTGTTGCTGCTGTTCCTGCAGGAGGTGCAGATGAGAG GATATGGACCTGCTGGTGGGGTTCCCAACGGATACGCTGCGG GTTATGGCTCTACTTATGGAGTACCCAACGGACAAAGAGCTCCAACAAATG GAATGGAAGTTCAAAATGGCCGCGGCATCGGAAGAATGTTGATGCCTTCTAAAG GTGTGGGCGGGCCTTCAGGGGCTCAGAACGGACAGGGAAGGGAGCCAATCAAAGGGGCAG GTGGCGCTGCCTTCGCTCGTCCCCAGTCTAATG GTAATGGTGCCCATGCAGGAAAACCATATGGACAGGGAACTAAAGGAAACG GATATGGGGCTCAATTTGGACCTTCAAGCAGACGGGCCATGAACGGAAACG GTTACGGTGCTCACGCAGGACAGGCGAACGGACAGGGAACCAAAGGAAACG GTTACGCTGCGCAAGCAGGACAAAATAATGGACAAGCAAACAAAGGAAATG GTTACGCTGCACACGCAGGACCAAATAATGGACAAGCAACCAAAGGAAACG GTTATGGTGCTCAGGCAGGACAAGGCAACGGACAGGCAACTAAAGGAAATG GTTATGGTGCACACGCTGGACCAAATAATGGACAAGCAACCAAAGGAAACG GTTATGGTGCACACGCAGGAACAAATAATGGACAAGCAACCAAAGGAAACG GTTACAGTGCTCATGCCAGACCAAATAATGGACAAGTAACCAAAGGAAatg GTTATGGTGCTCAGGCAGGACAAGGCAACGGACAAGCAAACAAAGGAAACG GATACGGTGCACACGCTGGACCAAATAATGGACAAGCAACTAAAGGAAACG GTTACGGTGTTCACCCAGGACCGAATAATGGACAGGGAACCAAAGGAAACG GTTATGGTGCACACGCAGGACAAGGCAATGGACAAGCAAACAAGGGAAACG gttatggTGCTCAGGCAGGACAAGCCAACGGACAAGCAAACAAAGGAAATG GTAATGGTGCTCAGGCAGGACAAGGCTACGGACAGGCAACCAAAGGAAATG GTTATGGTGCTCAGGCAGGACAAGGCAACGGACAGGCAACCAAAGGAAATG GTTACGGGGCCCACGCTGGACCAGCTAATGGACAGGGAACGAAAGGAAACG GTTATGGTGCACATGCAGGTCAAACTAATGGAAAAGCAGCCAAAGGCAACG GTTATGGCGCCTATGCTGGACAGGCTAACGGAGGAAACG CTCACCTCGGAGCCACCGGTAAACCAACGAAGGGCAACGGACAACCAACCTATG GAGCAGGTCAGGGCCTCGGTGTCAACCAGGGCCCCCAGCTGGCTGGGAACCCCATGACAG GAGGTTATGGAGCTCAGCCCAGCAGAG GTCCTGCAAAGACTGCTGGGTACCAAAGGGCCGGTTCAGCGCTAGGAGCTGGGTTCCTCCCAGGAGGGATGAAGGGGCCAAAGCCAG CTGGTTATGGGTCTCAGAACGGTCAAGGTGCCAAACCAAACG GCTACCAGCCAGCTGCTGCTGTGCCTAATGGCTATGGAGCCCGGTTCAACG GTTATGGTGCGCATGCAGGACCAACTAATGGACAAGGAACCAAAGGAAACG GTTATGGTGCCCAAGCAGGAACAGCTAATGGACAAGGAACCAAAGGAAACG GTTATGGTGCCCAAGCAGGACCAGCTAATGGACAAGGAACCAAAGGAAAGG GTTATGGTGCACAGGCTGGCTTGGCTAATGGACAAGGAACCAAAGGAAACG GTTACGGTGCTGGAGCCGGTGTTGCCAAGGGAAACCAAGGCCAGGCCAAAG GTGTGTTAGCTGGGTTCCTCCCAGGACGTGGCAACCCCAGCCCGGCAGCAGATAAAGCAG TTTATTCTGGTGTTCCAAACGGATACGGAGCCCAACCAAATG GTTACGACCCCGCCGCGGCAGAAGCACCAGGGGGTCCTGCGAACGGATATGGCGCTAAGCAGAAGG GCTATGGCGCGCCTGAAGCTGGAGCCGTCTCCCCGAGCGCTGCAGCTCTGGGGCCCAGTGCTGGAGCTGACGGGCCTGGCTCTGCAGTCAAAGGAGTCAACGGTG ACTACGATAGGGGAGTTCAAACGGGGAAGGGCCAATCGGGAACTCAGAGTGCGGATCAGCAGAAGGTATCTAACAACAAGGGTGAGAGCGGAGTCTCACCAGACCACATCCATGAGTCCCTGGGCGGGTTCCCTCTAGTGGACACGCACGGGAAGCCCCAGGAGATGCCTCCAACGCAGCTCCAGTCACACAGCTCCTCACCAGAACCAGACATTACCCCAGAGCCCAAACcagcagaaccagaaccagaacccacCCAAGACCAGAACGTGACCCAGCACCCTGAAGAGCGTGTGACTGATGTTCTGCTAGAGGCCACCCCCCAGCCAGGAGTAACAGAGTCTGGACCTGAGGTTCCTCAGGGAACGCAGTCCACTCCTGAAATGG GGTATTTGACGGGCAGCGAACTGCCCGAGCAGAACGCCCCCGAGACGGCACTCCTCCCTGGGCCCGAGCTCACCGGCCTGCTGGCCCCTGAGGGGGTCGACGGTCTCGCACCGCTGCCCGAAACCGTGGCGACCACTAAAGGGGACATCGGCCAGGAGTTGGTGCCAGAGAGGGCGGTCATCCAGCACCAGCTACCGACGCCCGGCGAGGGGTCTCTGGTTGAGACCGCGAGCAAACCTG AGAAGAGTGCCGGGGCTTCCATCAGTGTGGAGGGGTCTAAAGCTGCCAAACCAG ACTGTGGACTCGCCACAGCAGGGGGCCAGTGGATGAAGATCCCCAGACCTG ATTATGGAGCAGAACTGGGGCCCTCTGGTACCAACCAGAAAG GTTATGGCGCAGGAGCTGCTTTCCTGAACAAATTTGGAGGCAAACCTAACG GACGCACTGCAGGGCCTTACACTAATGGAGGAGGGGCTTATCCTAATGGAGGAGGTGCTTATCCTAATGGAGGAGGGGCTTATCCTAATGGAGGAGGGGCTAAAGCATCCAAACCAG GTTATGGTGCTGGAAAAGGAGGTGGATACAATGTACCAGGACATGGAGCAG GTTTTGGTTCTCCTTACGGTCAACAGCCAGGTGAGCTGTGTTCTATCCGTTTGTCAATTTTATTACAAACCAAACCCATTCACTGTGTAGTATAA
- the cmn gene encoding calymmin isoform X33 has protein sequence MGLYQGVSRATGQAMRTAVLLLFLQEVQMRGYGPAGGVPNGYAAGYGSTYGVPNGQRAPTNGMEVQNGRGIGRMLMPSKGVGGPSGAQNGQGREPIKGAGGAAFARPQSNGNGAHAGKPYGQGTKGNGYGAQFGPSSRRAMNGNGYGAHAGQANGQGTKGNGYAAQAGQNNGQANKGNGYAAHAGPNNGQATKGNGYGAQAGQGNGQATKGNGYGAHAGPNNGQATKGNGYGAHAGTNNGQATKGNGYSAHARPNNGQVTKGNGYGAQAGQGNGQANKGNGYGAHAGTNNGQATKGNGYGAQAGQANGQANKGNGNGAQAGQGYGQATKGNGYGAQAGQGNGQATKGNGYGAHAGPANGQGTKGNGYGAHAGQTNGKAAKGNGYGAYAGQANGGNAHLGATGKPTKGNGQPTYGAGQGLGVNQGPQLAGNPMTGGYGAQPSRGPAKTAGYQRAGSALGAGFLPGGMKGPKPAGYGSQNGQGAKPNGYQPAAAVPNGYGARFNGYGAHAGPTNGQGTKGNGYGAQAGTANGQGTKGNGYGAQAGPANGQGTKGKGYGAQAGLANGQGTKGNGYGAGAGVAKGNQGQAKGVLAGFLPGRGNPSPAADKAVYSGVPNGYGAQPNGYDPAAAEAPGGPANGYGAKQKGYGAPEAGAVSPSAAALGPSAGADGPGSAVKGVNGDYDRGVQTGKGQSGTQSADQQKVSNNKGESGVSPDHIHESLGGFPLVDTHGKPQEMPPTQLQSHSSSPEPDITPEPKPAEPEPEPTQDQNVTQHPEERVTDVLLEATPQPGVTESGPEVPQGTQSTPEMGYLTGSELPEQNAPETALLPGPELTGLLAPEGVDGLAPLPETVATTKGDIGQELVPERAVIQHQLPTPGEGSLVETASKPEKSAGASISVEGSKAAKPDCGLATAGGQWMKIPRPDYGAELGPSGTNQKGYGAGAAFLNKFGGKPNGRTAGPYTNGGGAYPNGGGAYPNGGGAYPNGGGAKASKPGYGAGKGGGYNVPGHGAGFGSPYGQQPGELCSIRLSILLQTKPIHCVV, from the exons ATGGGGTTATATCAGGGGGTTTCCCGGGCGACGGGCCAGGCGATGCGGACGGCGGTGTTGCTGCTGTTCCTGCAGGAGGTGCAGATGAGAG GATATGGACCTGCTGGTGGGGTTCCCAACGGATACGCTGCGG GTTATGGCTCTACTTATGGAGTACCCAACGGACAAAGAGCTCCAACAAATG GAATGGAAGTTCAAAATGGCCGCGGCATCGGAAGAATGTTGATGCCTTCTAAAG GTGTGGGCGGGCCTTCAGGGGCTCAGAACGGACAGGGAAGGGAGCCAATCAAAGGGGCAG GTGGCGCTGCCTTCGCTCGTCCCCAGTCTAATG GTAATGGTGCCCATGCAGGAAAACCATATGGACAGGGAACTAAAGGAAACG GATATGGGGCTCAATTTGGACCTTCAAGCAGACGGGCCATGAACGGAAACG GTTACGGTGCTCACGCAGGACAGGCGAACGGACAGGGAACCAAAGGAAACG GTTACGCTGCGCAAGCAGGACAAAATAATGGACAAGCAAACAAAGGAAATG GTTACGCTGCACACGCAGGACCAAATAATGGACAAGCAACCAAAGGAAACG GTTATGGTGCTCAGGCAGGACAAGGCAACGGACAGGCAACTAAAGGAAATG GTTATGGTGCACACGCTGGACCAAATAATGGACAAGCAACCAAAGGAAACG GTTATGGTGCACACGCAGGAACAAATAATGGACAAGCAACCAAAGGAAACG GTTACAGTGCTCATGCCAGACCAAATAATGGACAAGTAACCAAAGGAAatg GTTATGGTGCTCAGGCAGGACAAGGCAACGGACAAGCAAACAAAGGAAACG GTTATGGTGCACACGCAGGAACAAATAATGGACAAGCAACCAAAGGAAACG gttatggTGCTCAGGCAGGACAAGCCAACGGACAAGCAAACAAAGGAAATG GTAATGGTGCTCAGGCAGGACAAGGCTACGGACAGGCAACCAAAGGAAATG GTTATGGTGCTCAGGCAGGACAAGGCAACGGACAGGCAACCAAAGGAAATG GTTACGGGGCCCACGCTGGACCAGCTAATGGACAGGGAACGAAAGGAAACG GTTATGGTGCACATGCAGGTCAAACTAATGGAAAAGCAGCCAAAGGCAACG GTTATGGCGCCTATGCTGGACAGGCTAACGGAGGAAACG CTCACCTCGGAGCCACCGGTAAACCAACGAAGGGCAACGGACAACCAACCTATG GAGCAGGTCAGGGCCTCGGTGTCAACCAGGGCCCCCAGCTGGCTGGGAACCCCATGACAG GAGGTTATGGAGCTCAGCCCAGCAGAG GTCCTGCAAAGACTGCTGGGTACCAAAGGGCCGGTTCAGCGCTAGGAGCTGGGTTCCTCCCAGGAGGGATGAAGGGGCCAAAGCCAG CTGGTTATGGGTCTCAGAACGGTCAAGGTGCCAAACCAAACG GCTACCAGCCAGCTGCTGCTGTGCCTAATGGCTATGGAGCCCGGTTCAACG GTTATGGTGCGCATGCAGGACCAACTAATGGACAAGGAACCAAAGGAAACG GTTATGGTGCCCAAGCAGGAACAGCTAATGGACAAGGAACCAAAGGAAACG GTTATGGTGCCCAAGCAGGACCAGCTAATGGACAAGGAACCAAAGGAAAGG GTTATGGTGCACAGGCTGGCTTGGCTAATGGACAAGGAACCAAAGGAAACG GTTACGGTGCTGGAGCCGGTGTTGCCAAGGGAAACCAAGGCCAGGCCAAAG GTGTGTTAGCTGGGTTCCTCCCAGGACGTGGCAACCCCAGCCCGGCAGCAGATAAAGCAG TTTATTCTGGTGTTCCAAACGGATACGGAGCCCAACCAAATG GTTACGACCCCGCCGCGGCAGAAGCACCAGGGGGTCCTGCGAACGGATATGGCGCTAAGCAGAAGG GCTATGGCGCGCCTGAAGCTGGAGCCGTCTCCCCGAGCGCTGCAGCTCTGGGGCCCAGTGCTGGAGCTGACGGGCCTGGCTCTGCAGTCAAAGGAGTCAACGGTG ACTACGATAGGGGAGTTCAAACGGGGAAGGGCCAATCGGGAACTCAGAGTGCGGATCAGCAGAAGGTATCTAACAACAAGGGTGAGAGCGGAGTCTCACCAGACCACATCCATGAGTCCCTGGGCGGGTTCCCTCTAGTGGACACGCACGGGAAGCCCCAGGAGATGCCTCCAACGCAGCTCCAGTCACACAGCTCCTCACCAGAACCAGACATTACCCCAGAGCCCAAACcagcagaaccagaaccagaacccacCCAAGACCAGAACGTGACCCAGCACCCTGAAGAGCGTGTGACTGATGTTCTGCTAGAGGCCACCCCCCAGCCAGGAGTAACAGAGTCTGGACCTGAGGTTCCTCAGGGAACGCAGTCCACTCCTGAAATGG GGTATTTGACGGGCAGCGAACTGCCCGAGCAGAACGCCCCCGAGACGGCACTCCTCCCTGGGCCCGAGCTCACCGGCCTGCTGGCCCCTGAGGGGGTCGACGGTCTCGCACCGCTGCCCGAAACCGTGGCGACCACTAAAGGGGACATCGGCCAGGAGTTGGTGCCAGAGAGGGCGGTCATCCAGCACCAGCTACCGACGCCCGGCGAGGGGTCTCTGGTTGAGACCGCGAGCAAACCTG AGAAGAGTGCCGGGGCTTCCATCAGTGTGGAGGGGTCTAAAGCTGCCAAACCAG ACTGTGGACTCGCCACAGCAGGGGGCCAGTGGATGAAGATCCCCAGACCTG ATTATGGAGCAGAACTGGGGCCCTCTGGTACCAACCAGAAAG GTTATGGCGCAGGAGCTGCTTTCCTGAACAAATTTGGAGGCAAACCTAACG GACGCACTGCAGGGCCTTACACTAATGGAGGAGGGGCTTATCCTAATGGAGGAGGTGCTTATCCTAATGGAGGAGGGGCTTATCCTAATGGAGGAGGGGCTAAAGCATCCAAACCAG GTTATGGTGCTGGAAAAGGAGGTGGATACAATGTACCAGGACATGGAGCAG GTTTTGGTTCTCCTTACGGTCAACAGCCAGGTGAGCTGTGTTCTATCCGTTTGTCAATTTTATTACAAACCAAACCCATTCACTGTGTAGTATAA
- the cmn gene encoding calymmin isoform X36: MGLYQGVSRATGQAMRTAVLLLFLQEVQMRGYGPAGGVPNGYAAGYGSTYGVPNGQRAPTNGMEVQNGRGIGRMLMPSKGVGGPSGAQNGQGREPIKGAGGAAFARPQSNGNGAHAGKPYGQGTKGNGYGAQFGPSSRRAMNGNGYGAHAGQANGQGTKGNGYAAQAGQNNGQANKGNGYAAHAGPNNGQATKGNGYGAQAGQGNGQATKGNGYGAHAGPNNGQATKGNGYGAHAGTNNGQATKGNGYGAHAGQGNGQANKGNGYGAQAGQGNGQATKGNGYGAQAGQANGQANKGNGNGAQAGQGYGQATKGNGYGAQAGQGNGQATKGNGYGAHAGPANGQGTKGNGYGAHAGQTNGKAAKGNGYGAYAGQANGGNAHLGATGKPTKGNGQPTYGAGQGLGVNQGPQLAGNPMTGGYGAQPSRGPAKTAGYQRAGSALGAGFLPGGMKGPKPAGYGSQNGQGAKPNGYQPAAAVPNGYGARFNGYGAHAGPTNGQGTKGNGYGAQAGTANGQGTKGNGYGAQAGPANGQGTKGKGYGAQAGLANGQGTKGNGYGAGAGVAKGNQGQAKGVLAGFLPGRGNPSPAADKAVYSGVPNGYGAQPNGYDPAAAEAPGGPANGYGAKQKGYGAPEAGAVSPSAAALGPSAGADGPGSAVKGVNGDYDRGVQTGKGQSGTQSADQQKVSNNKGESGVSPDHIHESLGGFPLVDTHGKPQEMPPTQLQSHSSSPEPDITPEPKPAEPEPEPTQDQNVTQHPEERVTDVLLEATPQPGVTESGPEVPQGTQSTPEMGYLTGSELPEQNAPETALLPGPELTGLLAPEGVDGLAPLPETVATTKGDIGQELVPERAVIQHQLPTPGEGSLVETASKPEKSAGASISVEGSKAAKPDCGLATAGGQWMKIPRPDYGAELGPSGTNQKGYGAGAAFLNKFGGKPNGRTAGPYTNGGGAYPNGGGAYPNGGGAYPNGGGAKASKPGYGAGKGGGYNVPGHGAGFGSPYGQQPGELCSIRLSILLQTKPIHCVV; this comes from the exons ATGGGGTTATATCAGGGGGTTTCCCGGGCGACGGGCCAGGCGATGCGGACGGCGGTGTTGCTGCTGTTCCTGCAGGAGGTGCAGATGAGAG GATATGGACCTGCTGGTGGGGTTCCCAACGGATACGCTGCGG GTTATGGCTCTACTTATGGAGTACCCAACGGACAAAGAGCTCCAACAAATG GAATGGAAGTTCAAAATGGCCGCGGCATCGGAAGAATGTTGATGCCTTCTAAAG GTGTGGGCGGGCCTTCAGGGGCTCAGAACGGACAGGGAAGGGAGCCAATCAAAGGGGCAG GTGGCGCTGCCTTCGCTCGTCCCCAGTCTAATG GTAATGGTGCCCATGCAGGAAAACCATATGGACAGGGAACTAAAGGAAACG GATATGGGGCTCAATTTGGACCTTCAAGCAGACGGGCCATGAACGGAAACG GTTACGGTGCTCACGCAGGACAGGCGAACGGACAGGGAACCAAAGGAAACG GTTACGCTGCGCAAGCAGGACAAAATAATGGACAAGCAAACAAAGGAAATG GTTACGCTGCACACGCAGGACCAAATAATGGACAAGCAACCAAAGGAAACG GTTATGGTGCTCAGGCAGGACAAGGCAACGGACAGGCAACTAAAGGAAATG GTTATGGTGCACACGCTGGACCAAATAATGGACAAGCAACCAAAGGAAACG GTTATGGTGCACACGCAGGAACAAATAATGGACAAGCAACCAAAGGAAACG GTTATGGTGCACACGCAGGACAAGGCAATGGACAAGCAAACAAGGGAAACG GTTATGGTGCTCAGGCAGGACAAGGCAACGGACAAGCAACCAAAGGAAACG gttatggTGCTCAGGCAGGACAAGCCAACGGACAAGCAAACAAAGGAAATG GTAATGGTGCTCAGGCAGGACAAGGCTACGGACAGGCAACCAAAGGAAATG GTTATGGTGCTCAGGCAGGACAAGGCAACGGACAGGCAACCAAAGGAAATG GTTACGGGGCCCACGCTGGACCAGCTAATGGACAGGGAACGAAAGGAAACG GTTATGGTGCACATGCAGGTCAAACTAATGGAAAAGCAGCCAAAGGCAACG GTTATGGCGCCTATGCTGGACAGGCTAACGGAGGAAACG CTCACCTCGGAGCCACCGGTAAACCAACGAAGGGCAACGGACAACCAACCTATG GAGCAGGTCAGGGCCTCGGTGTCAACCAGGGCCCCCAGCTGGCTGGGAACCCCATGACAG GAGGTTATGGAGCTCAGCCCAGCAGAG GTCCTGCAAAGACTGCTGGGTACCAAAGGGCCGGTTCAGCGCTAGGAGCTGGGTTCCTCCCAGGAGGGATGAAGGGGCCAAAGCCAG CTGGTTATGGGTCTCAGAACGGTCAAGGTGCCAAACCAAACG GCTACCAGCCAGCTGCTGCTGTGCCTAATGGCTATGGAGCCCGGTTCAACG GTTATGGTGCGCATGCAGGACCAACTAATGGACAAGGAACCAAAGGAAACG GTTATGGTGCCCAAGCAGGAACAGCTAATGGACAAGGAACCAAAGGAAACG GTTATGGTGCCCAAGCAGGACCAGCTAATGGACAAGGAACCAAAGGAAAGG GTTATGGTGCACAGGCTGGCTTGGCTAATGGACAAGGAACCAAAGGAAACG GTTACGGTGCTGGAGCCGGTGTTGCCAAGGGAAACCAAGGCCAGGCCAAAG GTGTGTTAGCTGGGTTCCTCCCAGGACGTGGCAACCCCAGCCCGGCAGCAGATAAAGCAG TTTATTCTGGTGTTCCAAACGGATACGGAGCCCAACCAAATG GTTACGACCCCGCCGCGGCAGAAGCACCAGGGGGTCCTGCGAACGGATATGGCGCTAAGCAGAAGG GCTATGGCGCGCCTGAAGCTGGAGCCGTCTCCCCGAGCGCTGCAGCTCTGGGGCCCAGTGCTGGAGCTGACGGGCCTGGCTCTGCAGTCAAAGGAGTCAACGGTG ACTACGATAGGGGAGTTCAAACGGGGAAGGGCCAATCGGGAACTCAGAGTGCGGATCAGCAGAAGGTATCTAACAACAAGGGTGAGAGCGGAGTCTCACCAGACCACATCCATGAGTCCCTGGGCGGGTTCCCTCTAGTGGACACGCACGGGAAGCCCCAGGAGATGCCTCCAACGCAGCTCCAGTCACACAGCTCCTCACCAGAACCAGACATTACCCCAGAGCCCAAACcagcagaaccagaaccagaacccacCCAAGACCAGAACGTGACCCAGCACCCTGAAGAGCGTGTGACTGATGTTCTGCTAGAGGCCACCCCCCAGCCAGGAGTAACAGAGTCTGGACCTGAGGTTCCTCAGGGAACGCAGTCCACTCCTGAAATGG GGTATTTGACGGGCAGCGAACTGCCCGAGCAGAACGCCCCCGAGACGGCACTCCTCCCTGGGCCCGAGCTCACCGGCCTGCTGGCCCCTGAGGGGGTCGACGGTCTCGCACCGCTGCCCGAAACCGTGGCGACCACTAAAGGGGACATCGGCCAGGAGTTGGTGCCAGAGAGGGCGGTCATCCAGCACCAGCTACCGACGCCCGGCGAGGGGTCTCTGGTTGAGACCGCGAGCAAACCTG AGAAGAGTGCCGGGGCTTCCATCAGTGTGGAGGGGTCTAAAGCTGCCAAACCAG ACTGTGGACTCGCCACAGCAGGGGGCCAGTGGATGAAGATCCCCAGACCTG ATTATGGAGCAGAACTGGGGCCCTCTGGTACCAACCAGAAAG GTTATGGCGCAGGAGCTGCTTTCCTGAACAAATTTGGAGGCAAACCTAACG GACGCACTGCAGGGCCTTACACTAATGGAGGAGGGGCTTATCCTAATGGAGGAGGTGCTTATCCTAATGGAGGAGGGGCTTATCCTAATGGAGGAGGGGCTAAAGCATCCAAACCAG GTTATGGTGCTGGAAAAGGAGGTGGATACAATGTACCAGGACATGGAGCAG GTTTTGGTTCTCCTTACGGTCAACAGCCAGGTGAGCTGTGTTCTATCCGTTTGTCAATTTTATTACAAACCAAACCCATTCACTGTGTAGTATAA